The following coding sequences lie in one Pontibacter sp. G13 genomic window:
- a CDS encoding S9 family peptidase: MKHLALWLVVGLFALNPLPAQLSTQSRSNAETITLEKIWMYGQYYPKGVGGFTWMADDRFYSVLEPEVGIASYSVEKAKKVDQILDFSKLDLGGLQPEQVESYRFSADEQKVLLMAEVTSIYRHSSEEFCFVADRQTGKVTPIHAGKKITNATFSPDGSQVGFVFENNVYFTDLASGKEVQVTFDGAHNQIINGLTDWVYEEEFAFVDAFKWSPDGNRIAYYRFDESAVEQFSMSIYGSLYPAMETFKYPKAGEENSKVSIHIYDVDTKKTVQADLGKETDQYIPRIKWTASNDKLAVMRMNRLQNHLEVLLVEAETGASFEFLVEDSETYINEVSDDKWHFMETLGGFLWMSEMDGYNHIYRYDSEGNFMTQITKGDFEVTSLLGVDEENELVYYTSKEESPLENHLYVVNLKGKKKKRLTEEAGSHRITASSDFTYFVDRYSTNTSVPVTVLKNAKGKTIKTLEDNTDLQTRVAKLDISEPEFITAPAADGTELNGYMIKPSDFDPNKQYPVLMFVYGGPGSQQVNNSWGHGNSFNYMWFQMLAQQGYIVACVDNRGTGGRGRDFRASTYADLGNLETLDQVSAAQHFGTLPYVDRNRIGIWGWSYGGYMTSLCMTKGNGTFKAGIAVAPVTNWRFYDTIYTERYLKTPQLNERGYDGNSPINFAKDLKGSYLLVHGTADDNVHVQNSLEMTTALVNANKQFDMFMYPNRNHGIYGGYTRLHLYKKMTDFLLENL; the protein is encoded by the coding sequence ATGAAGCACCTTGCCCTATGGTTGGTAGTGGGCCTATTCGCACTGAATCCACTGCCGGCACAACTCTCTACGCAAAGCCGCTCAAACGCTGAAACCATCACCCTCGAAAAAATCTGGATGTATGGCCAGTACTATCCCAAAGGGGTAGGGGGATTTACCTGGATGGCTGATGACCGCTTTTATTCTGTCCTCGAACCCGAGGTGGGAATCGCCAGCTACAGTGTCGAAAAAGCCAAGAAAGTCGATCAGATCCTCGATTTCAGCAAATTGGACCTTGGCGGCCTCCAGCCTGAACAGGTCGAGAGCTACCGATTCAGTGCTGACGAGCAAAAGGTGCTTCTCATGGCGGAAGTTACCTCCATCTATCGCCATTCCTCTGAAGAGTTCTGCTTCGTAGCGGATCGCCAGACGGGAAAGGTCACCCCGATCCATGCTGGCAAGAAAATCACCAATGCCACCTTTTCCCCTGACGGATCACAGGTAGGATTCGTGTTTGAAAACAATGTGTATTTCACGGATCTCGCCTCGGGAAAGGAAGTTCAGGTAACCTTCGATGGTGCGCATAACCAGATTATCAATGGGTTGACCGATTGGGTCTATGAGGAAGAATTCGCCTTCGTAGATGCCTTCAAATGGTCCCCAGACGGGAATCGTATTGCCTACTACCGATTCGATGAATCTGCGGTAGAGCAGTTTTCCATGTCTATCTACGGATCGCTGTATCCTGCGATGGAAACCTTCAAATACCCAAAGGCAGGTGAGGAAAACTCCAAGGTGTCCATTCACATCTACGACGTAGATACCAAGAAGACCGTTCAGGCGGATCTGGGCAAGGAAACCGATCAATACATTCCTCGCATCAAGTGGACCGCGTCTAATGACAAGTTGGCCGTGATGCGTATGAATCGCCTCCAAAATCACCTGGAAGTACTGCTCGTGGAAGCTGAAACCGGGGCATCTTTTGAGTTTCTGGTGGAGGATAGCGAAACCTACATCAACGAGGTTTCCGATGACAAATGGCACTTCATGGAGACGTTGGGTGGATTCCTGTGGATGAGCGAGATGGATGGCTACAACCACATCTACCGCTACGACAGCGAAGGCAATTTCATGACTCAGATCACCAAAGGCGATTTCGAGGTTACTTCTTTGTTGGGAGTGGATGAGGAGAATGAGTTGGTGTACTACACTTCCAAAGAGGAGTCTCCCTTGGAAAATCACCTCTATGTCGTCAACCTCAAGGGCAAAAAGAAAAAGCGTCTGACCGAAGAGGCTGGTTCTCACCGAATCACCGCTTCTTCCGACTTTACCTACTTTGTGGATCGCTACAGCACCAATACTTCGGTACCTGTAACCGTCCTCAAGAATGCCAAGGGCAAAACGATTAAGACCTTGGAGGACAACACGGACCTCCAGACCCGTGTGGCCAAGTTGGATATTTCCGAACCCGAATTTATCACAGCGCCTGCTGCCGATGGAACCGAACTGAATGGCTACATGATCAAGCCTTCGGATTTCGATCCCAACAAGCAGTACCCGGTACTGATGTTTGTCTACGGCGGACCGGGTAGCCAGCAAGTCAACAATTCTTGGGGCCACGGCAATTCCTTCAACTACATGTGGTTCCAGATGCTGGCCCAGCAGGGATACATTGTGGCATGTGTAGACAACCGCGGTACAGGTGGTCGAGGCCGTGATTTCCGGGCGAGTACCTATGCTGATTTGGGCAACTTGGAGACCTTGGATCAGGTGTCTGCCGCTCAACACTTCGGTACGCTGCCGTATGTGGATCGCAACCGAATTGGAATTTGGGGATGGAGCTATGGTGGATACATGACTTCCCTTTGTATGACCAAAGGAAATGGAACTTTCAAGGCGGGGATCGCAGTTGCTCCTGTGACCAATTGGAGATTCTACGATACGATCTACACCGAGCGCTACTTGAAGACTCCTCAGTTGAATGAGCGCGGATATGATGGCAATTCCCCCATCAATTTTGCCAAGGACCTGAAGGGATCTTACCTGCTGGTTCACGGTACGGCGGATGACAACGTCCATGTCCAAAACTCCTTGGAGATGACCACTGCTTTGGTGAATGCCAACAAGCAGTTTGACATGTTCATGTATCCCAACCGAAACCACGGTATCTACGGCGGCTACACCCGCTTGCACTTGTACAAGAAAATGACGGACTTCCTGCTGGAGAATCTCTAG
- a CDS encoding helix-turn-helix domain-containing protein, with protein MSTQMTFAENLQHLRSAANLSPEQMARLLSVSPSEWSSWESGSAHPDPASLVRISDTLHIPLDRLLRHDLRQIAELRAKRDQIKLFLLDIDGTLTNGGMMYSESGDQIKQFNVKDGMAIYRLIKRGGKEFGFISSGNTIEIMKTRAKTLGIQRVYAGKRPKVEVIDEWLAEMGATYEELAYVGDDLNDLPAIQKAGMSACPADACWQVRAAVDLVLTKGGGQGCVREFLEEVLGYDIHELRQK; from the coding sequence ATGAGCACACAGATGACCTTTGCCGAGAACCTCCAGCACCTTCGTTCCGCCGCCAATCTCTCCCCTGAGCAGATGGCTCGCCTGTTGAGCGTATCTCCCTCCGAATGGAGTAGCTGGGAATCGGGTTCCGCCCACCCAGATCCGGCTTCCCTTGTCCGGATCTCGGACACGCTGCATATTCCGTTGGATCGATTGCTCAGACATGATCTGAGACAAATCGCCGAGCTCCGCGCCAAACGAGACCAGATCAAGCTTTTCCTACTCGACATTGACGGCACCCTCACCAATGGGGGCATGATGTACTCCGAAAGTGGGGACCAGATCAAGCAATTCAATGTCAAGGACGGAATGGCCATCTACCGACTCATCAAGCGAGGAGGCAAGGAGTTTGGCTTCATCTCCTCCGGCAATACCATCGAGATCATGAAGACCCGGGCCAAGACTTTGGGGATTCAGCGGGTGTATGCCGGCAAGCGGCCCAAGGTCGAAGTCATAGACGAATGGCTCGCAGAAATGGGCGCTACCTATGAGGAATTGGCCTATGTGGGAGATGATCTCAACGACCTGCCAGCGATTCAGAAAGCCGGGATGTCGGCCTGTCCAGCAGATGCTTGCTGGCAAGTGCGAGCCGCCGTGGATCTGGTACTCACCAAAGGCGGCGGTCAAGGCTGCGTACGAGAGTTCCTCGAGGAGGTGCTAGGATATGACATCCATGAATTGCGGCAGAAATAG
- a CDS encoding thiol-disulfide oxidoreductase DCC family protein, producing METPHQTAHNHVVFFDGVCNLCNSTVDFLIRRDQDHTLRFAANQSDFAQKILREELGNLDSETIYYWEDGKLYDRSDAVFRIFRQLGAPWSWMFALRFVPRGIRDGVYRWIAKNRYRWFGKKETCRLPTPEERAQFIA from the coding sequence ATGGAAACTCCCCATCAAACCGCTCATAACCACGTCGTATTCTTTGACGGCGTTTGCAACCTCTGCAATAGCACCGTGGATTTTTTGATCCGGCGAGACCAAGACCACACCCTGCGTTTTGCTGCGAATCAGTCTGATTTTGCCCAAAAAATCCTCCGGGAAGAACTGGGCAACCTAGATTCAGAGACGATCTATTATTGGGAGGATGGAAAGCTCTATGATCGAAGCGATGCGGTTTTCCGAATTTTCCGGCAATTGGGGGCACCGTGGAGTTGGATGTTTGCCTTGAGATTTGTCCCGAGAGGGATTCGGGATGGCGTCTATCGATGGATCGCCAAGAATCGGTACCGATGGTTTGGCAAAAAGGAAACCTGTCGCTTACCTACCCCTGAAGAGCGTGCCCAGTTCATCGCATAG
- a CDS encoding CBS domain-containing protein: protein MITVKHILAKKGPGVWTVLPTQTVYEALQVMAEHNVGCLPVVDKDGKLAGMFSERDYARKVILKGKASKETLVEELMTRQVYFVKPTRTVQDCMMLFSVKKIRHLPVMFNGELQGLISIGDAVNSIISEQADQIESLERYISSGGYG from the coding sequence ATGATTACTGTCAAACACATTCTCGCGAAAAAAGGTCCGGGAGTCTGGACCGTCCTGCCTACCCAAACCGTCTATGAAGCCCTACAGGTCATGGCGGAACACAACGTCGGATGCCTGCCAGTCGTCGACAAAGATGGAAAACTCGCCGGCATGTTCTCCGAACGCGACTACGCCCGTAAGGTCATCCTCAAGGGCAAAGCCTCCAAAGAAACACTCGTCGAAGAACTCATGACTCGGCAGGTCTACTTCGTCAAACCGACTCGTACCGTGCAAGATTGCATGATGCTCTTTTCAGTCAAGAAAATTCGACATCTTCCCGTGATGTTCAATGGCGAATTGCAAGGTTTGATCTCAATTGGAGATGCTGTCAACTCGATTATCTCCGAACAAGCCGACCAAATCGAATCCCTCGAACGATACATCTCATCCGGCGGATACGGTTGA
- a CDS encoding NADAR family protein, giving the protein MKYSIEQLIRGAGAPQRFLFFWGHTPPLDGSISQTCFSQWYESPFEVEGDVYPTAEHWMMAEKARLFNDQERLDEILTVKTPGEAKKLGRAVQNFDQSRWEARRFDIVKTGNLHKFEQNPAMKAFLLGTGHRVLVEASPLDAIWGIGLAKDHGHARQPQNWRGLNLLGFALMEVRDQLSYID; this is encoded by the coding sequence TTGAAATATTCTATTGAGCAATTGATTCGCGGTGCAGGAGCGCCTCAAAGGTTTCTCTTCTTTTGGGGACATACCCCCCCACTAGATGGAAGCATTTCGCAAACTTGTTTCAGCCAGTGGTACGAGTCTCCGTTTGAGGTGGAGGGCGATGTATATCCGACCGCAGAGCATTGGATGATGGCCGAGAAAGCTCGGTTGTTCAACGATCAAGAGCGTCTTGACGAGATTTTGACAGTGAAGACACCGGGAGAAGCCAAGAAACTGGGACGGGCAGTGCAGAATTTCGACCAATCGAGATGGGAAGCCCGACGATTTGACATTGTCAAAACAGGCAATCTTCACAAGTTCGAACAAAACCCTGCCATGAAGGCATTTCTGCTGGGAACTGGGCATCGAGTGTTGGTGGAGGCAAGTCCGTTGGACGCTATTTGGGGGATCGGGCTGGCCAAGGATCATGGACACGCCAGACAGCCACAAAATTGGCGAGGACTAAACCTGTTGGGGTTTGCACTGATGGAGGTCCGGGATCAATTGTCCTACATAGATTGA
- a CDS encoding HAD-IA family hydrolase gives MKLYVFDLAGTTVNQTFGVHDSMITAFQSQGMQIDRQIASMAIAVPKPVGISRILAHLEVPEDEIPPLKSDIHQQFLLDIDRFYAESPLIAETPGTIELFQRLRSMGIKIGIDTGFDRQTADTIFKRLGWIEQGLIDASVTSDEVSQGRPQPDMIFELMRKVGVSSEDDVVKVGDTPADIKQGRIAGCAYVFAVNSGAFPVEALQAEGPDLIVDSLNELPKFFNWD, from the coding sequence ATGAAGCTTTACGTGTTTGATCTGGCCGGCACGACGGTCAACCAGACCTTTGGGGTCCATGACAGTATGATCACTGCCTTCCAATCCCAAGGGATGCAAATCGACCGACAAATCGCCAGCATGGCAATTGCCGTTCCCAAGCCAGTGGGCATCAGCCGCATTTTGGCACATCTAGAGGTCCCCGAGGATGAGATCCCTCCCCTCAAATCCGACATTCACCAGCAATTCCTTCTAGACATCGATCGGTTCTATGCAGAGAGTCCGCTGATCGCAGAAACTCCCGGGACAATCGAGCTCTTTCAAAGGCTGCGGTCTATGGGGATCAAGATTGGCATTGACACTGGATTTGATCGCCAGACTGCCGACACGATCTTCAAACGTTTGGGCTGGATCGAGCAAGGACTGATCGACGCGAGTGTAACCTCCGATGAAGTTTCACAGGGACGGCCACAACCCGATATGATTTTCGAATTGATGCGCAAGGTAGGCGTATCATCTGAAGATGATGTAGTCAAAGTCGGAGATACCCCAGCAGACATCAAACAGGGACGAATTGCGGGCTGTGCTTACGTATTTGCGGTAAACTCAGGCGCCTTTCCTGTGGAAGCCTTGCAGGCAGAAGGACCAGATTTGATCGTCGATAGCTTAAACGAATTGCCCAAATTTTTCAACTGGGATTGA